From Desulfatiglans sp.:
AATAATCCGGTAACGTCTTTTGTGCCCGCCACCCCTGAAACGAGAGGTAATTCGACCATAACAGTTACGCCCACTATTTTTTTTGAGTGTTTTTACCAGACTTCTTTCCGGTTTATCAGTAGTGATCTCTTCAAAATCGCTGTTTTTAAAAAATCTTCTTCCCGGTGAGGTCGGTTTATGACTCTTTATAGCCATCTATATCTCCAAATAATCCTTTTCTATTCTGAAATAATATTCTAGCGCTTACCTATGTTACTGCTATAAACCATCAAAAAATTCAATATTTTCCCCTGGTGCAAGTTTTATAATAGCCTTTTTCCAGTCAGACTTTTTCCCGATATTTTTCCCAACTCTACGAGTCTTGCCTTTCATATTCAGTGTATTAACATCCAGCACCTTTTTTTTGAACAACAATTCGGTTGCTTTTTTAATTTCTATTTT
This genomic window contains:
- the rplW gene encoding 50S ribosomal protein L23; translated protein: MDIYSVIKEPHIAEKATMQKESFNQIVLKVDPRANKIEIKKATELLFKKKVLDVNTLNMKGKTRRVGKNIGKKSDWKKAIIKLAPGENIEFFDGL